CCCTGTATCTGTTCCCATGTCAGCATCATCCATGATCAACCTAACGGTTTGTAGCACAGCACCTACCCAGCTTGCTTGGCAGAAGACACGTCCCACATGTGCGCTGCTGCGAACCACTTCTCCGCATCACCAAGGCGATCCAACAGGGGTCGGTACGAGTTAAGTGCTGGCTTGCCGACACCGGCGTCATCACACGAGACGAAATTCTCGATGGGCATGTCGATGCCATTGTTTAAGAAGTAGCCCCTGACCTGCTCCGTGTCGCCAGCCGTAAAACCCCAAACGGTGAAGCCGGCGTCGCGTAGGAGTTGCAGGCACTCAGCAGCCCCTTCGCGCAGTGGAAGGCTCTTGAAATGGTTCACAATGTGAGCAAGATCCTCATCCGAGGCAAAGGACCTGGGCTCCTTAATACCACCGATCCATAGCATGCGGTAGAATAGGCTGCAGAAGACGTCGTAGAAGCGGTGGTACCGTCCAGTGATGCTGAGATAAGTGTACTCTCGCTCAGAAATCTCAAACCACATATAGCCAAGCATGGAGGGCTTGACGCCTTCAGCACGGAGGCGATTGCCCAGTCTGTTCTCGAGAGCATCGAGGATGGAATCGTAAGTAACAATGGTACCGACAATATCGAACACAACGTGCTTCTTGGTGGCTGGCATGGTGACTTGTTTATTGTATGAAATAGAGAAGAGTAGTTGGCGCAGAAAGGGGTTGAAGTTCTTGAATGTGGAAAAGCTGAGATTGAGGTGCTGTACACCAAAGACATGATACCGGCGATTCACCTCAGGTTTTATATCAGCTCACTATGATGTCTTAGAGTTGACAGGATGCATCCCGACAGGCGGCTACACGCGGAGGGGAATTTTAACCTGATCTTCTAAACACCGATACACATGGCTTCAGTATTCGCACGGATATCAGTCGGGTAGTGGTTCAAGACACAGCACAGAGTCTCTTATCAAAGGTTGCAAGCATCTGACATGGTTGCTAAATGCATGGCTTGTCTTTAGCCTGAGAGTTTACCAGACTAGGACTCCAGTCTGCCGTCCCTAGCCGACCAAAGCCATTCTTGAGTTGCAAATAATTACATGGTAATATACTGTATACGGCTAATAGCGGAAATGCGCACAGCAGCCATTCTCAGCTTGTCTGGTTGTGACGCGGACCGGGGACTACGCCGGCAGCGCCGGGTCTCTCCTAATGCCGGTACCAATGCCGGCTCGACAGAAAGTGCCGTGGTGCTGGTCTCTTCTCACCGGCGCACAACGTTCCTTCAGATGATATTTCGTGTCAAACTCATCAATTTCTATCTATCTGCCAAGCCCCTGCGTCCACCGTGAAATTCGGTAGTGGGGAGCTTACCGTGAGACCTTGGCTGTTCCATTATAACATGCAGCTCGTTGACCAGCTCAAATAGACCAAGGCTGCTCGCTTAATAACCTCTGTTCATGCCTGAGTTCTGTCGGGCATCATATGCACTTGCCCAAGTCACTGTCGGGCCAAGGAACGGATGCATGCGGGATGTATTATAGTCATCATTAAATGAAAGGCCATGAAAATCATTGAACCGTTTGAGATCACCTCGACATCACCATACTTCAATCTCCAGTTCCGTCATGTCCTAAATTTCTTGCCATTAGATCTTCGATACATAATGCATACTAAGTCATCGCCATGAAAACTCCACCGCCTAAAACACAGAGATTAAAAACAAGCTGCAGAGAGCAAACATTAGCACAGTGCCAAACCTGGGGTCCTCCTTCACTGAAGCATTGTCCGACGTGGTCGTCGCCGTGGCTGTCGGCTCTGAACTTGAACCAGTCATTGCAGTTGTTATATCTAGCGTGGGGAACGCCGTTTCGGTAGCCGGACTGTAATCCGGCTGTTTGTCACGTCAATACTCTGGAGAAATCTTGCGGTATGGCAGTCGGAATACTCACCAGACCTGTTCCAATCACAGACTCGAAATTATCGCATTGGTACCCATGGACATTAGACAACGTCGCCTCCAACCCCAAACAGGTGGTGTTGGCTACATACGCGCACGAGTAGGCCTCGCGCAGAAGCGTTGGCCGGCAGGTGCATGAGCTGAGTCTCGATGTGTCCTTGTCTGAAGTGTAATCAGTGCACTCGCGAAGGAGCTTCCTGGCCTCGGCACATCTGGTCTTGATGTTTTGGCAGAGCTGGTCTGGATAGGGCTCATAGGAGCTTGGCGGTGCGGTGGTTGGATCAAAGGTGATGACTGAGCCGCAAAGACTGTTCCATAATTCACGAGCTCTGTCGAAGTTGACGCCCAAGTCTTCGCGACGATAACAGAGGCGGAGCTCATTCTCGCACCTGTAGGCATTAGATGGTTACTCATTATTCACAGATAATTTACTTGCCCAGATAGCGAATCCAAGTACTCTTGGTGGCAGAGGCAGTCTTCTTTGCCGGGGCGGTCCATGACTGTAGCACATGCATCGTTGGAGCTCAGAAATGAGTCGCACTCTGGGTGCGCGGTAACTTCCGAGCCCGCCGCGCAAGAGAGGCTCGGAAGTGTCTCAGCGGAAGCCTCCAAGAGATGTCCCGCAAGGACCAGTACAGTGTAAAGATTCTTCATGATGCAGCCTCGCTTTGGCGTCTAAACATGCACGGCCAAGCGATGGACATTGTGCACATTAATATACATGGGCCTCAGCATGTTCACGCAATCCGTCGCACTACTAACTTCGCGGCTTGCGTCTCGATCCCGCCACTAAAAGGTGACTATGCAAGCCAGCGTTGCAGTCACTGCGGCTGAACTATTGGCGAGGTGCTGAACTGAGCCGAGAACGCCAATATTGGCGACGAGGCTGGAAACTAGGCTTGGGAGCTATGGCCGCATTCGGATGGTTCTACACCCTCAGGGATATCAGCTGAACAGGTACCCTTGGACGTGGCGGGAGCCATCACTTTGCTGAAAGTCTCGGCAAAAGACAAATACGCGATGCCTGTGCTGCTGCTTTCGAGTTTAGAGGCCACTACAAATGTCAGGATttaaaagaataagaaaGACGCAATGAAGAGCAACATTGACTGGAACAAGAACTTTCCGCCAGGTAAGTTCACCAATGTGACATGTTCCCGCAACCTCGGGTCATTGACAGGTGCTTATCTCCATCCAATAGCCATCTTCGGCAGTTGGATCAGGCTGCGAGTCACCTCGCTTCGTCTGAAATGCAACGAACTCAGTCGACGCTTCTCCAAATGGCGGCATCGTGTCCCGACCAAGAGGCCACCTCTACTTCTCACGACTGGAGGCATGGCTCTACAACTATTCTTCCAGCTCGTCATGATCGGCATCATCTGCGGTCTATGGCACATATCGCAGCGCGATGACGGTCTTGCTGCCGTGCCAGACAATGACAACGCTTCGTTTGATTCGACAGGCTTCCACCCAGCTTCCATATGGAGCTCATCAATTGTTTGGGCGACTGTTCCGGCCTGGATCATCTCGGCTTACTCTTCGCTCTGGTCAGCCATGCTCGAGGCCCTCAAGAAGGTCCAGCCGACTCTAGAACTCGACAGGCCTAACTCCACACGGCGTTCGAGTGCAGTGGTTTGGGAAGCGTGGAAACAAAATCTGTTGTCCATCTTCGGCCGCAAACCAGCTCCACGGCCAACGACAGCCCGGACTCGCTCAACTGCCAAGCGCACCCTGTTACTGGACTACGGGGAGTGGCCAGTACTGAATGGGTTCAAAGCCATCAAGCAGGGCCACGTTCTCCTAGGTATAGGCATGCTCCTGCGTGTTGCCCTCTGGACCGCAAGTGGTCTCTCGGCTGCCATCTTTGCTATCGCTCAAGTACCCCgagagacagagacaggGCTCTACAGTGACAAATTCTTTGACGAGTGGCTAGGATGGTATGAGGGCAAAGGAGCCAACTATTCATCATCGACCCCAGCCCTAGAGATGGTGAGTGCTACGGTTGTGAGGGGGGCCCAGAACTATTCTTGGACGACGGAGACGCATTCATTCTTACCATACTTTCCCACCGAGAAGAATGCCACTGGAAATTACACCTTTGATACGGAAGCGTACTGGGCCACAGTTGAGTGCAACGCCGAAACGGAAGAGGACCTAGTACGCGCCGGCGCAATTACGCTCGCTCtagaggacgacgacgagtacGACTCGGCTCAGGTTCAGATCAGGTTCAATTCAGGCGGCTGCGATATCTCCAAGTGGTTCAACCTCTTCAACAGCACGCTGAAATACGCAAAGTCATGGTCAGTTGTTGACTGTGGAGGAGCTGCCGGTCGCATGAGGATCGGTATGTTTACGGGCACGTACAACGCGAGTGAACGATTCCGCCTCTCAAACCTCACAGTCATCACCTGTAAACCCATGCTATATCGGTCAAACGCGACCCTCGAGGTTTCTCTGTCAAACAATCCTTCAATAGCCAAGGTCCTCAACTTTACGCAGCATGACCAAGAACAGTTCTGGCCGGACTTTGCCCAAATTTGGATAAAAGAGATTGACCTGTGCTCGGTGTTTGACCCAAAAGCTTACCTCGATATGGATAGCTTCGCGCGTCTTGTCGTTAGCCACGGCTCCAACGATCTAACCCTTGATACCATTCCCGGCAAGGAGAAGCTGCTCAGTTCTTTCAAGATTGTCTTTCAGGCCTTTTTCGCCAACTATATATCTCTACAAGCCTACTCTTCGGCAAAGAACGTCACCATCACGGGAAAGGTGTCGCGGCTGCAGTTTCGTCTTTTTGTGGTCAGGTCCCCAGCCTTTGCAGTCGTTGGCATCCTTGCGACTGTCTTTTGCGTTACGCTGATTCTTCTTGTTCATCTGCGCGAGAACCGGGCAAGTATAGAGAAGTTCCTCGACTTGATGCTCGGAAATGCTCTCATGTTCCGCCGAAGTGAGGGAGTTGAGCCTTTCCTCCAAACACTTGAGAGTCGGGCGCTTCAAACGCAACAGCATCCGGAGGCCGTCAGCTTGGTCAAGTTTGCGGAAAAACAGAAGGATATGGAGAGCTGGGCCACGTGGATGGACGGTACAACCGGAGATGTGTACGTTGAGGCACCACAAACTCCCGTCCCACGTCCTCCTGGTCTGCCTGCAAGTGGCAGTGGTAATTCCCATGCGCCGTTGACCCCTGCTGCTGCGCCGACAGCACAGAACACTTCGATTCCCATGCACACGCTACCACATCAAAATCCGGGAGGAAACCATACGCAAGCTAATCCTTGATGAAATCGGCGTCTCTTTATTCTTGTTTTAATGTGCTATGTGAAAGGGATTGGGTGATTCATTGGCATGAGCATCCCCGTTGGCTGAGTCTATTAAGGCGAAATATTTCAACGAAGATATGCAGTTTGTTGGTTAGGGTCgagattatttaataatcATGATTAATCTATGCCCATTCCGTCATAAGGACGTAAAACAAGCGCCCAGGAGAGGTCTCCAGagaaagatgaagatgaaagcAGCGTCTTGTTTCGGAGATAACGACGAGTGCTGGGGATGTCCTTGCGGTTACTCCGTAGGGTAGCATGGCTTGTTAACCCGACTCCTCTTACCGTACCCTGGTGCTAGGGATCGGCGCTCATTGCATGCATGCATGGCGTATTATAGAAGAGGACACAAGGGTTCTTGGGCTCATCGGACAAAATGCAACATTACATAATTCCCAGAGTGCCATCTTCGCCTTGAATCTCGGTTTTTCGATCAGCCAACGTAGGCTAGCCATTTCTCTGAACAGAACCCCAGCGCAGTGTCAAGATCCAGCAACGCAAAAATGACGGAACGGAAGTCGGTCGCCATTGTCGGTGGTAAGTGAGTCATTCGTTAAATGAGGCCGTTTGAACTGACCGAAGGTAGCGGGCATCTTTGGTTTGTCCCTGGCCGTGGCCCTGAGTAAAAGAGGTGATGAATGGCAGGGAAGCAACTCCCCGATATCTCTCACTGACAAATTCAAGGACACGCCGTTACTGTATTCGACCGATATCAATACGATGAATCGAAATACGCACCTGGTCACGATTCCGACGTCCAAGCGGCCTCAGTTGATCACAACAAAATTGTGCGTCTACTCGCCCTTCCAACCGGCCTTCTTAGGCTAACCTGCACGCTGAAATAGTTCCGAGCTTCATATGGAACCAAGATCCATTACCAACGTCTTGCACTCGAGAGCCGTCGCGCGTGGGAAGCGATCAACGAGGCCACCCACAACGAGAGTCCATCTTCACCCCTCTTCAATGCCTGTGGAATGCTTCGCGTTCAACCGACCGCCCAGCTCGGCGCCCTAGAACGCGAAACCTTAAGTAACATGGAGCGTGATGGAATCAGAGATACCCAGTTCGTCAAGAGTAGCCCTGAAGATTTGGAACGTGCTCGAGAGCGTGGTTGGGATCAAAAGCTCCTTACCTTCAACATCCCGGATACGTCGCCGCGGGAAACCTTTGAAGCAGTCTTGGACTCGCTTGCTGGTTTCATGCAATGTAGTCGGGCATGCACCTACTTTTATGGACAAGCCGTTACTCTGGGTGTCGCATTTCGCTTTGGTCCAGAAAAGGGCGCCTTTGACGGTCTGGTCGAGGAGACCGCTGGCGAGTCTAGGAAGGCAATTGGACTGAAAACCAAGGACGGCATTTTCCATAAGAGTGACATTACAGTCATTGCGGGTACGAGTCTCTATAATCCTTCATGAACAAGCTGACTCCTGACCAGCGGGCTCATTTTCGACGCAACTGTTGCCAGAACTGTCGTACCACATCGAGTCTTCGGCCGGCAGCGTCGTCACGTACAAAGTATCCCCGACTGATACGGAACTATGGGAGAAATACTCGCCCGAAAATTTCCCTGTCATCACGTGGAAATGTGCCCCTCGCGATAAGCAAGGAAAAGACACTGGGAGCGTTTATGTGTTTCCTCGGACACCTGAGGGCCTGATCAGGATTGGATACCGCGGTATCAAGGTGAGAATCAGCCAGAGTCACTTCGTGCAGGTAACATCTAATAATTCACTTAGTTCACCAATTTCCagccagctcctccagagTGCGGCTTCACCCAGGATGGGAAATGGTCAGTTCCCTTGTCACCCAAAGTGTCGCGTCTTGTTCCAGAGCCTGCTAGAGAGGCCATTCAGAGGTTTGTATCCATTTTTCTGCCCGAGTTTGAACATCAAGACTTCTTCTCGACCAAGCTCTGTTGGTACACGGACACTCTAGACAACTCGTTTCTGGTATGTTCGCCATTCACGCATCACCTTGCCCCGACTGAACAATAATAGATCGACTACGTTCCCACATATGCCGAAAACTCAGTCTTCGTCTGCACAGGTGGAAGTGGACATGGGGCCAAGTTCCTTCCTGTTCTTGGAGAGCATGCAGCCGACATTCTAGAGCATGGGGATGAAAGTTCCTCGTACATGCGCCCCCATTGGCGATGGCGCGAAGACGCACGTAGGGGCAACGGGCTAGAGGAGGGTCCAAATGGGCCACGGAATATTGGTAGAGGCTAGCTCAGTACGAGGTCTCTTCGGGCCGTCTGACTCCTTCGTGGATCAAGTTCTGTCAAGACGAGGTTTTTACTGCGATCTTTTCTCCTTTCGATGAACATCCCAGTTACTCTCTGTAGACGAAGTATCACACGCGAAGGAGAAATAACTAGGTGGATGTTATCCAGACACCACATGCCTTTTCTCGCTACGATGCGTGTCATCAGGGTTCTGCCTGTGGCGGGACGCTCCTTCAGTGGAATACCCGAGTGGGAGTCATGTCCGACGATCAAATCCCACGAGGCAAATCCACCGAAATAGATCACAGGGGTTTATTCCCGCTCGGCATCTCCGTAGTTTACGCCAGTCAAATGCGCTTATAATCAAGCATCAATCGACGTTGGTTCAGCGTACGACCCCTTCGACAGGGGTAACGGAAGTTCGGAACATACACAAAGAGATGTACGTGTGGGGGAGCTTGCAAAGGACCTTGAAATCGAGACATATTGAGTGTGATTCGTCATCGGACAAATCGATTTGTTTCGCTAGAGATTGCGCAGGGATGTCGATGTGGATGACCTACCCTTATGGACACGGCTGATCGCCTCCCAAAGCGTGGGGGTGGTGTTGTTCTCTCCCTACTCCTTACTGACAGCACGAATGGGAATTAAGACAGAATTGTCGACTCTGTAGTACTCGTAACTAGGCGCGTGCCGTTTTATCCGGAGGTGAAGTGTTGGTCGTGGATTTGCCCCTGAAGCCGTCACCGGCCATGACAATTCGGTTGCACACTGAGCTTCAGTGAGGGGTTGACGACATCTCTGTTGCCAGTGGTAAAACTATATAAGCTTGTCAAGATCTTGGCTGAGTATAGTATCGAAACCAAGAGGCATCTTGAACAATCGTCTTCTCATTCTCGCGTACTCTCTCCCGTGTTAATCCACAGGCTGACGTTGTCCGTCATCTGGACATCATGGCCTCCGAAAATCATGTTAACGTTGAAAACAACAAAGTAGACGACAGTTTCAACGAACAGTCTGTCAGTGGCCAAAAGACCAGCCCGCATGTTACGACCACAGGCAACCCTTGTGGCCCTGAAAACACCGTCGACAACAAGGATGTTGACGACACGACCATCTTTTACAACCTcaacaaagacaaagtcGGCCCCATAACCCCAGAAGCAGAAAAGAAACTGATCCGCAAGAACTTTTGGTTTCTTCTGACTCAGACGTGGTGGATCGCCTTCCTCATCCACCTCGACAAGTCGACACTCTCGCAGGCCAGCACCATGGGGATATTTGACGACGTCGACATGTCCAAGAAGCAGTACAACGACCTCTTTGTCTTGTTCTACACAGGATATCTCATTGCGCTTTGGCCAGGGGCCTGGCTCTCGCAAAGGACTGGGCAGAAACAATTTATTGTGGGATCTTTGTTACTGTGGGCGTTTTTACTCGGGATGCATCCATTGGTGAAGACGGGAAAGCAGATGATGGCACTGCGTTTCATCCTCGGCATGGTAAGCATTATGGTATGAACGGACATTATCGATCAAGGTGCTAACGCTTGTATAAAAGACTGAATCCCAAATCGTCCCGAGCACGACAGTCCTCCACCAAGCCTTCTTCCCTCCCAAGAAAAGCCCCTGGGTTCAGCTCCTATGGTGGGCATCAGGCAGTTTCGCCAACGTCCTCCTCACCATGGTAGCCTACAAGCTCATCCTAGAAGACAACTCACACGCTCTCGTCGGCGGAATCTCCTCTTGGAAATGGCTTCACATCATCTGTGTCATCCTTACATTTATCGTCTCCGTGCCGCTCGCCTTCTTCCTGCCCAACTCGCCGATTGAGGCCAAGTGGCTTTCGACAGAGGAAAAGATCCACACGATCGCAGCGATCCGTGAGTCTCAGTCTGGTATTCGCAATTCGACGTGGAAGTGGGCACAAGTCCGAGAGGCGTTTACTGATTTCAAGAGTTGGTTATTCATGTATGTTCCAAATCATCATCTTGCTTGTATACGCACTAATGAGTGATTTGCAGCATCCACATGTTTTTCAACGAGCTCCCAAACAACACATCTCAGCAACTTcccctcatcgtcgtcgggtTCGGATTCACACCCGCTGAAAGTGCCCTCTTCAACATTGCAAAGCCTCTCATCGGATCGTTCTTGGTCCTCGTCTCTGCCGCCATGCTATACGCGACTAGACTTGGCACAGGCTACACTTGCGCAATCTCGTACATTCCATGCTTTGTTGGGGGTATCATTGAAGTCGGTGCTCTCTATCACATTGATGCCCTCTTTTGTACTGACTTAGATATAGCTCGCTGCACCGTGGTCAAACAAGGTTGCCTTGGTTGTTGGAACCCAAATTTCTACCTTCAAGCCGTCTTACCTGCTGGGCCTGTCTTGGGCTGGGACCACAACGACCGGCTacaccaagaagctcacagTTCTGTCAACTTGTGTCGTTGCTGCATCCGTTGCCAACATGATTTCTCCAGAGTGAGTCAAGTTCTCAATCTACTATCGAGCCAGTTCTGATAGACTGTTGCAGGTTCTGGCAGCCCCAGTACAAGCCCCAGTACACCCTCCCCTGGTCTTTCATGACCGCCTTCTGGTTCATCTCCCCTGGCATGTGTCTCATCATCCGCTGGTATCTAGTCCGCGAGAACAAGCGACGCACTCAGATTCTCGAAGCCGACGACACTAGTTTTGAAGAACATGAGAAGCTTGACACGGGAGACCAAGTGATCAACATTAGCAACGAGGATTTGGACCAGACTGATCGAGAGAATCTCAAGTTTATTTATCCACTGTAGCTGAGCAGGAAATAGTGATTGGAGCTATGGCACGTTGCTATTGACAAAGGAAGGGCTTGGGGACGTTGGTTCTGGTGATCAGTCTAGAATACCATGTTCCTCAGCACATGTAACCTCATCCGTAGATCTCAACTCACTCTTTGGAACGTATCTCAACCGTGCATCGGGTCGATAAACAGCATGATATCCCGAATAGCTCTCAACCAACCCTACCTGATCCACAGAATCTCTTCCCGTAGGCCACTCGTCCGTCGCGCCCCCAGGCCAAAAACGACTCGGATCTCCACGCTCCACCGTCATCCGATGAAGTTGTGGTGCTGTTCGTAGCCTCCACCGAATCATTGGGACACACATCTGCTTCCAAAAGATAAGACGTAACAAGGGCCCAATAAAGGTAAGTAGAAAGAGAACACAGCCGATGAGAACGACGACAAGGATTGACACGCCCGAAGTTGTGATCTTCCCAGACGACTCCATCAACGTCAGCCGACAGGTCTCCAGTTGTTGCGCTGTTGCCTCGACAGCCCGCACGGGGAGCTTTGACGAAACATAGTTGCGCCAATTTGACACTGCTCGGGTGGCAGATGTTAGGAGCACCATGCGGCTTGCCAGCGCCAACCGTACAATCTCGGCATGCCCGCTTATCTCCCTAGGAGCCAGCTGTGTTGATCCGAGAGAAAGGGTGCGACTCGCGTAGACGGATTCACTGCTGCCAGGG
This region of Fusarium falciforme chromosome 5, complete sequence genomic DNA includes:
- a CDS encoding DAO domain-containing protein, with protein sequence MPATKKHVVFDIVGTIVTYDSILDALENRLGNRLRAEGVKPSMLGYMWFEISEREYTYLSITGRYHRFYDVFCSLFYRMLWIGGIKEPRSFASDEDLAHIVNHFKSLPLREGAAECLQLLRDAGFTVWGFTAGDTEQVRGYFLNNGIDMPIENFVSCDDAGVGKPALNSYRPLLDRLGDAEKWFAAAHMWDVSSAKQAGYRGAYCTILEKESCADIFGEMDVMADTLPDMARRIIKASEAQA
- a CDS encoding DAO domain-containing protein, which gives rise to MTERKSVAIVGAGIFGLSLAVALSKRGHAVTVFDRYQYDESKYAPGHDSDVQAASVDHNKIFRASYGTKIHYQRLALESRRAWEAINEATHNESPSSPLFNACGMLRVQPTAQLGALERETLSNMERDGIRDTQFVKSSPEDLERARERGWDQKLLTFNIPDTSPRETFEAVLDSLAGFMQCSRACTYFYGQAVTLGVAFRFGPEKGAFDGLVEETAGESRKAIGLKTKDGIFHKSDITVIAAGSFSTQLLPELSYHIESSAGSVVTYKVSPTDTELWEKYSPENFPVITWKCAPRDKQGKDTGSVYVFPRTPEGLIRIGYRGIKFTNFQPAPPECGFTQDGKWSVPLSPKVSRLVPEPAREAIQRFVSIFLPEFEHQDFFSTKLCWYTDTLDNSFLIDYVPTYAENSVFVCTGGSGHGAKFLPVLGEHAADILEHGDESSSYMRPHWRWREDARRGNGLEEGPNGPRNIGRG